In Streptomyces paludis, the genomic stretch GGCGGCGGTGCCCCGGGTGGACGGGCCGGTGACCCGGACCGTACCGGCGGCCCTGAGCGCAACGGCGACCGGGACCGTACCGGCGGAACGGTCCGCCGAGGTCGAGCCGCTGATCGAAGCCGTCGACCTGCGCCGGGAGTTCCGGCGGGGGCGGCAGACCGTCGCCGCCGTGGACGGGGTGTCGCTCACCGTCGCCCCCGGGGAGACCCTCGGCATCGTCGGCGAGAGCGGCAGCGGCAAGACCACCCTGGGCCGGATGCTCGTCCGGCTGCTCGACCCGAGCGCCGGCCGGCTCACGTACCGGGGTACGGAGATCGGCGCGGCGTCCGAGAAGGAGCTGCGGCCCTACCGCCGCGAGTTGCAGATGGTCTTCCAGGACCCGGTCTCCTCGCTCAACCCGCGCCGCTCGGTGGGCGAGTCCGTGGCCGATCCGCTGCGCACCGCCGGGGTGCTGGACGAGAACGCGATCCACGCGCGCGTGCGTGAGCTTTTGGAGCGGGTCGGGCTCGATCCGGACCGCTACGACCGCTATCCGCACGAGTTCAGCGGGGGCCAGCGCCAGCGCGTCGGGATCGCCCGCGCGCTCGCCGCCGAGCCCCGGCTGATCGTCTGCGACGAGCCCGTCTCGGCGCTCGATGTGACGACCCAGGCCCAGGTGGTGGCGCTGCTCGCGGAGTTGCAGCGGGAGCTGGGGCTCGCGCTGGTCTTCATCGCGCACGACCTCGCCGTGGTGCGCCAGGTCAGCGACCGGGTCGCGGTGATGCGGGCCGGCCGGATCGTCGAACAGGGCACGGTCGCGCAGGTGTACGGAGCGCCCGCCGACCCGTACACGCGGCAGCTGCTGGCGGCCGTACCGGTGCTCGATCCGGTGGCCGCGGCGGCCCGGCGCGAGGCCCGCGCGGCGCTGCCCGAGGCGGTGCCGGGGGCCGCGCGAGAAGTGGCCGTGGCCTGACGCTCCGTATCCGTGCCGTGGTGTAGCGCCGCCAAACGCTACCGGTACGGGAAAGTTACGTGCATTCACCCCTTCCGGTGGTGCGACGGACAACCGTCCATCACACCACCGGGTTGTCCGCTTACGGTCGTCCCGCTGTGAGTCGCCGATCAACGGCGGCTGTCCACAAGGGATATCGGGGGTGCGCTCGTGCGGATCGGACTGCTCACGGACGGTGGATACCCGTACGCGACGGGTGAGTCCAGACTCTGGTGCGACCGGCTCGTGCGCGGGCTCGCACCGCACGAGTTCGAGGTCTACGCGCTGAGCCGCAGCGCCCGGCAGGAGGCCGCCGGCTGGATACGGCTGCCGGACCGCGTCACGCGCGTACGGACCGCCCCGCTCTGGACCCCCGTCGGCCACGGGCCGTACGGGCGCGGCCGGCGCGGGTTCGGGCGGCGCGACCGGCGCCGCTTCGTGGACTCCTTCGCCCAGCTGGCCACCGCGGTCTGCGCCGCCCGGGCCGACGACGCGACCACCGCCGACGCCTTCGCGGCGGGCCTCTACGGCCTCGCCGACCTGGCGGGCGGGCACGGGGACGGCGGACCGGGACGGCGCGGCGGGGGGCCGGGCGGACCGGGCGGGCCCGGCGGACCGGGCGGGCCCGGCGGGCTGGGGGTGGCGCTCCGCTCCGAGACCGCCGTACGGCTGCTGGAGTCGGCCTGCCGGGCGCCCGGCGCGCGCCGGAGCGCGCAGGCCGCCACCGTCCCCGACTTCCTGGTCTTCGCCGACCGGCTGGAGCGCGCGCTGCGCCCCCTCTCGCTCGACTGGTACGGGGCCGACGCGCTGGCCTCCGTCGACCTGTGCCACGCCGCCTCGGGGGGCCCGGCCGCACTCCCGGGACTGCTGGCCAAACGCTTCTTCGGGGTGCCGCTGCTGGTCACCGAGTACGGCGTACGGCTGCGCGCGCAGTACCTCGCGACCGGCGCGGCGGGGGACCCGGGTACGGCGGCGGACACGGGGGAGGCGTACGCCGGTCTCCGGACGCCGGTCCGGGCGCTGCTTGCCGCCTTCCACCGGCTGCTGGCCGCCGAGGTCTACCGGCAGGCCGGCGCCATCACCCCCGGCAACGCGCACGCCCGCCGCTGGCAGGAGCGGTGCGGCGCCGACCGCGCCAAGCTGCGTACGGTCCACCCCGGCATGGAGGCGCGGCGGTTCGCGGGCGTGGGGGAGGCGGCGGACGGGGAGGGCGCCACCGCGGCCGACGGGGACGGCGCGGCCGTCCTCGGCGGTGATCCGACGGCCGTCGTCTGGGTCGGCCGGATCGAGCCCGGCAAGGACCTGATCTCGCTGCTGCACGCCTTCGCCGTCATCCACGGCGCCGAACCGGCCGCGCGGCTGCGGATCGTGGGCGCGCCCGTCGAGGAGCCCGGCGCCGCCGCGTATCTCACCCACTGCCGGGGGCTCGCCGCGCAGCTCTTCCCGGACGAGGCGGCGGACGCGCACACCGCCGGTGACAACCCCGTCTCCTTCGAGGAGATCGGCGGCCCCGAGGCACCCGACCTGCCCGGCGTCTACGCGGCGGCCGGGGTGATCGTCCTGTCCAGCGTCGTCGAGGGCTTCC encodes the following:
- a CDS encoding dipeptide ABC transporter ATP-binding protein, coding for MTERTELLVEVDGLTVDFTAGAGGAEDTVRAVDGLSFALAPGRAIALVGESGSGKSTVAGALLGLHRGTGARVGGSVRVAGTDVGGATDRELRALRGAVAAMVFQDPLSSLDPYYAVGDQIAEVYRVHTDAGRRAARARAVEVLDRVGIPDAVRRARSRPHEFSGGMRQRALIAMALACEPRLLIADEPTTALDVTVQAQILDLLHELRQETGMGLLLVTHDVGVAAESVDEVLVMRHGREVESGPVAEVLATPRDAYTRALLAAVPRVDGPVTRTVPAALSATATGTVPAERSAEVEPLIEAVDLRREFRRGRQTVAAVDGVSLTVAPGETLGIVGESGSGKTTLGRMLVRLLDPSAGRLTYRGTEIGAASEKELRPYRRELQMVFQDPVSSLNPRRSVGESVADPLRTAGVLDENAIHARVRELLERVGLDPDRYDRYPHEFSGGQRQRVGIARALAAEPRLIVCDEPVSALDVTTQAQVVALLAELQRELGLALVFIAHDLAVVRQVSDRVAVMRAGRIVEQGTVAQVYGAPADPYTRQLLAAVPVLDPVAAAARREARAALPEAVPGAAREVAVA
- a CDS encoding DUF3492 domain-containing protein produces the protein MRIGLLTDGGYPYATGESRLWCDRLVRGLAPHEFEVYALSRSARQEAAGWIRLPDRVTRVRTAPLWTPVGHGPYGRGRRGFGRRDRRRFVDSFAQLATAVCAARADDATTADAFAAGLYGLADLAGGHGDGGPGRRGGGPGGPGGPGGPGGPGGLGVALRSETAVRLLESACRAPGARRSAQAATVPDFLVFADRLERALRPLSLDWYGADALASVDLCHAASGGPAALPGLLAKRFFGVPLLVTEYGVRLRAQYLATGAAGDPGTAADTGEAYAGLRTPVRALLAAFHRLLAAEVYRQAGAITPGNAHARRWQERCGADRAKLRTVHPGMEARRFAGVGEAADGEGATAADGDGAAVLGGDPTAVVWVGRIEPGKDLISLLHAFAVIHGAEPAARLRIVGAPVEEPGAAAYLTHCRGLAAQLFPDEAADAHTAGDNPVSFEEIGGPEAPDLPGVYAAAGVIVLSSVVEGFPVSLVEAMFCGRATVSTDVGAVVEVIGGTGLVVPPRNPRALADACLTLLRDPERRARLGSAARARALELFTVEQNLAAFRSLYLELISHAPVRRPAEAVGADGEPRLFATPPEMYVPGPWTSGSPAPAPAQESEAAPMQPAPASDRLTEEASA